In the genome of Hyphobacterium sp. CCMP332, one region contains:
- a CDS encoding NAD(P)-dependent alcohol dehydrogenase translates to MRAAIYEEYGSPEEVLKIKEVDMPKPSENEVLVKVKCTAINDWDWSMVRGKPKLYRLMFGIVKPKNRIPGMELSGVVEAIGTNVKNFKIGDAVYGDTSEFSFGTFAEYVCVNEKSIVHKPFNMSFEVAAAVSHASLLAYQSIYGLGKGKKVKKVLINGAGGGFGTSAFYLLKNNDTEITGVDSGNKLSMMKKLGFDHIIDYRKEDFTKNGIKYDLILDAKTNRSIFTYARSLKNNGNYFTVGGSLNYLISILILNPLFRLTGKKNFRILALNPNNELEKINQLYENGQIKFIIDGPYPFEEIAGKLQYFGNAKHSGKVIISIQ, encoded by the coding sequence ATGAGAGCAGCAATTTATGAGGAATACGGTTCGCCGGAGGAGGTTCTAAAAATTAAAGAGGTAGATATGCCAAAGCCCTCTGAGAATGAGGTATTGGTCAAAGTTAAATGCACGGCCATCAACGACTGGGATTGGAGCATGGTTCGTGGAAAACCAAAATTATACCGCCTCATGTTTGGAATAGTGAAGCCAAAAAATCGAATTCCGGGCATGGAGCTTTCAGGTGTGGTGGAAGCAATAGGGACAAATGTCAAAAATTTCAAAATTGGAGATGCTGTATATGGGGATACTTCAGAATTTAGTTTTGGCACATTTGCAGAATACGTATGTGTCAATGAAAAATCTATTGTTCATAAACCGTTCAATATGTCATTCGAAGTGGCTGCTGCAGTATCGCATGCATCTTTGCTGGCCTACCAGTCAATATATGGATTAGGTAAAGGGAAAAAAGTCAAAAAGGTATTGATCAATGGTGCCGGTGGGGGTTTTGGTACCTCAGCCTTTTATTTATTGAAAAATAATGATACTGAAATCACCGGTGTTGATAGCGGAAATAAACTATCAATGATGAAAAAATTGGGTTTTGATCATATTATCGATTATCGAAAAGAAGATTTTACAAAAAACGGTATTAAGTATGATTTAATTCTCGATGCCAAAACCAACAGAAGTATCTTTACTTATGCCCGATCGCTTAAAAATAATGGCAACTATTTTACTGTCGGGGGAAGTCTTAACTATCTTATTTCAATATTGATATTGAACCCTTTGTTTCGTTTAACTGGCAAAAAGAATTTTAGAATTTTAGCGCTAAATCCAAATAATGAACTTGAAAAGATCAACCAACTTTATGAAAATGGACAAATAAAATTCATAATTGACGGCCCATACCCCTTCGAAGAAATTGCCGGGAAACTACAGTATTTTGGAAATGCCAAACACAGTGGCAAAGTGATAATTTCAATTCAATAA
- a CDS encoding geranylgeranyl reductase family protein, whose protein sequence is MTESDNVYDIIIIGAGPSGTIASMLLSGQGLRIALLEKSVFPRDKICGDALSADVVNQLYKIDEYLGENFVKNVKKQNSSGVTFIAPNKKKLEIPFLNPLTPNSGGFISKRLDFDNFLFDRAASKSDIEIHQNIRILEIVDQKEFISIRCADQHFKSKIVLGADGANSVVRKYLSKNKIERKHHSAGVRQYYENVKGFNDGKHIELHFYKELLPGYFWIFPLTENKANVGLGILSSTVAEKKINLRSKLKEIIESNPELRNRFSEAKPLEKVQGFGLPIGSKKRVISGNRYLLLGDAAALIDPFTGEGIGNAIRSARIATWHVQHCFKENKFDAKFNLNYDREIYKRMWNELRLGRSLQMLLKYPGLFNFIVNRAEKNESVRTLITSMLDDIDLKKELIKPSFYFKLFINN, encoded by the coding sequence ATGACAGAATCCGACAATGTATATGATATAATTATTATAGGTGCAGGTCCTTCGGGTACAATTGCATCTATGCTGCTTTCAGGGCAGGGACTTCGGATAGCCTTGCTCGAAAAATCGGTATTCCCCAGAGATAAAATTTGTGGTGACGCTTTGAGCGCAGATGTTGTCAATCAATTGTATAAGATTGATGAATATTTGGGAGAAAATTTTGTTAAAAATGTTAAAAAACAAAACTCCTCAGGCGTAACCTTCATCGCTCCCAATAAGAAAAAACTTGAAATTCCATTTTTAAATCCTTTGACACCAAATAGCGGTGGGTTTATATCCAAACGCCTTGATTTTGACAATTTTTTATTTGATCGGGCGGCATCAAAAAGTGACATTGAGATCCATCAGAATATACGTATTCTGGAAATTGTTGATCAAAAAGAATTCATTTCAATCAGATGTGCAGATCAGCACTTTAAAAGTAAAATCGTTTTGGGAGCCGATGGTGCCAATTCCGTTGTGAGAAAATACCTTTCAAAAAATAAGATTGAAAGAAAGCACCATTCAGCGGGCGTACGGCAATATTATGAAAATGTAAAAGGATTTAATGATGGCAAGCATATTGAGTTGCATTTTTATAAAGAACTTCTCCCCGGTTATTTTTGGATATTTCCATTAACTGAAAATAAGGCCAATGTTGGCTTGGGAATACTTTCAAGTACTGTAGCTGAAAAAAAAATAAATCTCAGATCAAAACTTAAAGAAATAATCGAATCCAATCCCGAATTGAGAAACAGGTTTTCTGAGGCAAAACCATTGGAAAAAGTACAGGGATTCGGCTTACCCATTGGTTCCAAAAAAAGGGTGATTTCCGGCAATCGCTATTTATTATTAGGTGATGCGGCCGCATTAATTGATCCATTCACCGGAGAGGGCATTGGAAATGCGATAAGAAGTGCCAGGATTGCGACCTGGCATGTTCAACACTGTTTTAAAGAGAATAAATTTGATGCTAAATTTAATCTTAACTATGATCGTGAAATTTACAAAAGGATGTGGAATGAACTCAGGCTTGGCAGAAGCTTACAAATGCTTTTGAAATATCCGGGTTTATTCAATTTTATCGTTAACAGAGCAGAAAAAAATGAGTCGGTTCGAACATTAATAACCTCCATGTTGGATGACATTGATCTTAAAAAGGAGTTGATCAAGCCTTCATTTTATTTCAAACTATTCATAAATAATTAA
- a CDS encoding VOC family protein — MKLGAFSISLSVKDINKSKEFYETLGFKVYAGSLEQNYLIMKNEDSLIGLFQGMFENNILTFNPGWDSNASHLDDFDDIRSIQKQLKEKGIKLESEADENSNGPASLSILDPDGNAILIDQHV, encoded by the coding sequence ATGAAATTAGGTGCATTCTCAATTAGTTTAAGTGTAAAAGATATTAATAAGTCAAAGGAATTCTATGAAACCCTTGGTTTTAAAGTTTATGCCGGTAGCCTGGAACAAAATTATTTGATCATGAAGAATGAAGATTCACTGATCGGATTATTTCAGGGGATGTTTGAAAACAACATTCTAACTTTTAATCCGGGCTGGGACAGTAATGCAAGTCATCTTGATGATTTCGATGATATAAGAAGCATTCAAAAACAATTAAAAGAAAAAGGCATAAAGCTAGAAAGCGAAGCCGATGAAAATTCTAATGGCCCGGCTAGTCTTAGCATTCTTGATCCTGACGGAAATGCTATTTTGATAGATCAACATGTTTAA
- a CDS encoding DinB family protein → MKTILLNAYEFNLKYAEQLLLDVEEDMMCICPTDGLENHAAFTIGHLVSAAALTSKYLDGPYDINPQWESIFKRKGPGDPRKPDSDNGQYPDKNTLLEALTQEHRLVEQLIVELDEKRINEPVKWRFSNHLQSLGDLLYFMCVTHESMHLGQLAAWRRALGLPSALAKL, encoded by the coding sequence ATGAAAACCATCTTGTTAAATGCCTACGAATTCAATCTAAAATACGCCGAGCAATTATTGCTTGATGTAGAAGAAGATATGATGTGCATATGTCCCACAGATGGCCTTGAAAATCACGCGGCTTTTACCATTGGTCATTTAGTTTCAGCCGCAGCCTTAACATCAAAATATTTGGATGGGCCTTATGATATCAATCCTCAATGGGAATCAATATTCAAAAGAAAAGGCCCCGGAGATCCAAGAAAACCCGATTCAGATAACGGTCAGTACCCGGACAAAAACACTCTTTTAGAGGCTTTAACTCAAGAACATCGTCTTGTGGAGCAATTGATTGTGGAATTGGATGAAAAACGTATTAATGAACCTGTCAAATGGAGATTTAGCAATCATTTACAAAGTCTGGGAGATCTATTGTATTTTATGTGCGTTACGCATGAGTCGATGCATCTGGGGCAATTGGCTGCCTGGCGAAGAGCTCTTGGCCTCCCATCGGCTTTGGCCAAACTCTAA
- a CDS encoding DUF1801 domain-containing protein: protein MNEIEDQIEGYLLPFGERISSLAQELRKTIINKTKPKYELVGDSIISVNIGYGFTKKAWDCYCAIIVYSKHINLSFPSGALLSDPKGLLVGTGKRIRHIKISNVEDLNKPEVHDLIKEARTIAIEDLEEDHKESETVTTLIKPISGIKKRPNNSQAS, encoded by the coding sequence ATGAACGAAATAGAAGATCAGATTGAAGGATATCTTTTGCCTTTTGGAGAAAGGATCAGCAGTTTAGCTCAGGAATTAAGAAAAACCATAATTAATAAGACAAAGCCAAAATACGAACTGGTAGGAGACTCAATTATTTCTGTCAATATTGGATATGGATTTACAAAAAAAGCCTGGGATTGCTATTGTGCAATCATTGTTTACAGCAAACATATAAACCTTAGTTTTCCTTCGGGAGCTTTACTTTCAGACCCAAAAGGTCTATTGGTAGGAACAGGAAAAAGGATTAGACATATTAAAATTTCCAATGTTGAGGATCTCAATAAACCTGAAGTTCATGATCTCATTAAAGAGGCACGAACAATAGCTATTGAAGATCTTGAAGAAGACCATAAAGAAAGTGAAACAGTTACCACACTTATCAAGCCAATTTCCGGAATAAAGAAAAGGCCAAATAATTCACAAGCATCATGA
- a CDS encoding VanZ family protein gives MTKFTSQHEKRLWLWASIILMAIFSTLFFGGQIINFMIEKRLIEQSTFYLFLFLVSVFIISGWRSTEQKLEYWLYAGVFAVCGMALLRMDLTTAERSHMFEYGLLAIVIYEALYERKSNGKKIKSPALFAILAAGTIGLLDEFIQVFLPYRVFDPVDIGFNYFASAFGVLISIGVSWLRSKIKSQISHNKE, from the coding sequence ATGACAAAATTTACATCTCAACATGAAAAAAGATTATGGCTTTGGGCAAGCATAATCTTAATGGCTATTTTCAGTACACTTTTTTTTGGTGGGCAGATCATAAATTTTATGATAGAGAAACGCCTTATAGAACAAAGTACATTTTACTTGTTTCTTTTTTTGGTTTCTGTATTTATAATTAGTGGCTGGAGGAGTACCGAACAAAAATTGGAATACTGGCTTTATGCAGGCGTTTTTGCAGTCTGTGGAATGGCCTTACTGCGAATGGATCTGACAACTGCTGAACGCTCCCATATGTTTGAGTACGGTTTGCTGGCCATTGTCATTTATGAGGCATTATATGAAAGAAAATCCAATGGTAAAAAAATAAAATCCCCGGCCCTTTTTGCAATTTTAGCAGCAGGAACTATTGGCTTATTGGATGAATTTATTCAAGTATTTTTACCCTATCGCGTTTTCGATCCTGTAGATATCGGATTTAACTATTTTGCTTCTGCTTTTGGTGTACTTATTAGTATTGGAGTAAGTTGGCTTCGCTCTAAAATAAAGTCTCAAATCAGTCATAATAAAGAATGA
- a CDS encoding zinc-binding dehydrogenase → MKAAVTTKAGNPKVIEIQNLNKPNAKPGWIVIKIKAFGLNRSELFTRRGDSPGVKFPRIQGIECVGIVEEDPSNTYAKGQQVAAIMGGMGRFFDGSYAEYTSVPLEIVFPFKSALPWKTLGAIPEMFQTVSGSLNQALEITKDETLLIRGGTSSIGMLACQLAKAKGLTVISTTRNPDKKKALIDNGADHVIIDDGNVNEKLRTIYPNGVNKVLELIGTRTLKDSLKCIAVKGMVCMTGILGNEWSMKEFTPMGDIPSLGRLTVYMGESKNLSKDLLQDFLDDVEKGNIKLNIDKIFKLEEVEQAHEYMEANKAKGKVLVVI, encoded by the coding sequence ATGAAAGCAGCTGTTACAACTAAAGCGGGTAATCCGAAAGTAATTGAAATTCAGAATCTTAACAAACCCAATGCAAAACCTGGTTGGATTGTAATAAAAATAAAAGCCTTTGGTTTAAACAGATCTGAACTTTTCACAAGAAGGGGTGATTCGCCAGGTGTAAAATTTCCGCGAATTCAAGGAATTGAATGTGTGGGAATTGTTGAAGAAGACCCAAGCAATACTTATGCAAAAGGGCAGCAGGTGGCTGCTATAATGGGAGGCATGGGAAGGTTTTTTGATGGTAGCTATGCAGAATATACCTCGGTCCCATTGGAAATTGTTTTTCCATTTAAAAGTGCTCTTCCATGGAAAACACTGGGTGCCATTCCCGAAATGTTTCAAACCGTCTCGGGCTCTCTGAATCAGGCCCTGGAAATAACTAAAGATGAGACTTTGCTTATACGAGGAGGTACTTCTTCAATTGGTATGCTGGCTTGTCAGCTCGCAAAAGCCAAAGGCTTAACAGTAATCTCTACGACGCGAAATCCCGATAAGAAAAAAGCGCTTATTGATAATGGAGCTGACCATGTAATAATTGATGATGGAAATGTAAATGAAAAATTAAGAACAATTTATCCGAATGGTGTCAACAAGGTGCTTGAGTTAATTGGAACAAGAACACTAAAGGACTCTTTAAAATGTATTGCGGTAAAAGGAATGGTTTGTATGACCGGAATTTTGGGCAATGAATGGTCCATGAAGGAGTTTACGCCGATGGGCGATATTCCTTCTTTAGGCAGACTGACCGTCTATATGGGTGAATCAAAAAACCTTTCAAAAGACTTATTGCAAGACTTCCTTGATGATGTTGAAAAAGGGAATATTAAACTAAATATTGACAAGATATTTAAACTCGAAGAAGTGGAACAGGCGCATGAGTATATGGAGGCAAACAAAGCAAAAGGGAAAGTTTTAGTTGTAATTTAG
- the ygiD gene encoding 4,5-DOPA dioxygenase extradiol encodes MKRSDFLKSLALLPLFTKTMKVDALNKLTEDFSPTEKMPVLFLGHGSPMNAIEENIFVQGFRQVGKDIYKPKAILCISAHWETKGTLVTAMQNPRTIHDFGRFPQELFEVQYPAPGSPELAREIKQIVNKTELELDDKWGLDHGSWSVIKHLYPEANIPVIQMSIDYRKPAIYHFELARELQSLRNKGILIIGSGNMVHNLRMVAWDKLKGEPFAYDWALEANEKMKSFIQNENFKSLIEYNKQGRAFELAIPTPEHYLPLIYTLALKDNRDNLSLFNDQPVGGSLSMTSVKIDSK; translated from the coding sequence ATGAAAAGATCTGATTTTCTTAAGTCTTTGGCTTTATTACCATTATTTACAAAAACAATGAAAGTAGATGCATTAAACAAGCTTACGGAAGACTTTAGCCCTACCGAAAAAATGCCGGTGTTATTCTTAGGTCACGGGAGTCCTATGAATGCCATTGAAGAAAATATATTTGTTCAAGGCTTCAGACAAGTTGGAAAGGACATTTATAAACCAAAGGCTATTCTTTGCATTTCAGCACATTGGGAAACAAAGGGCACCTTAGTTACAGCCATGCAAAACCCAAGAACTATACATGATTTTGGTAGGTTTCCTCAGGAATTGTTTGAAGTACAATATCCGGCTCCGGGCAGCCCGGAATTAGCTCGAGAAATAAAACAAATTGTAAATAAAACTGAGCTTGAACTCGATGATAAATGGGGGCTTGATCACGGTTCCTGGAGTGTAATTAAGCACCTTTATCCGGAAGCAAATATTCCTGTTATTCAAATGAGTATTGATTATCGGAAACCGGCCATATATCATTTTGAACTCGCAAGGGAACTCCAATCACTTAGGAATAAAGGGATATTAATAATTGGAAGTGGCAATATGGTTCACAATCTGAGAATGGTAGCCTGGGATAAATTAAAAGGTGAGCCTTTTGCTTATGATTGGGCATTAGAGGCAAATGAGAAAATGAAGTCATTTATTCAAAATGAAAATTTTAAAAGCTTAATTGAATATAATAAACAGGGTAGAGCGTTTGAATTGGCAATACCTACACCCGAACATTATTTGCCTTTGATATATACATTGGCTTTGAAAGACAATAGGGATAATTTGTCCCTTTTTAATGATCAACCGGTCGGTGGTTCATTGTCAATGACTTCTGTAAAAATTGATTCAAAATAA
- a CDS encoding alpha/beta hydrolase: MKKEIFFIQAFLILVLMSCGNRNSSIGNVAIQSQPENEERLEFISSNDTLVGYLSKPQKVRTFPVIVVLHSASHGHHDNELYNHLETHMNALGIAVFTYDRRGSGESTGDFNTASLETLAEDGLNAIQLLKTRNDVVKNRIGFFGISQGGWLGPLAFSMAPNDISFMILLSSSGVSPAKQMEYSAVTTLKMNNYSKEIIEKAIHLRNITNDYYRGNRDRQKTQEEIDMFRDKDWFNDVYLPWRGNLPQDISKTKWIHEMDFDPKEYFEKVNIPIALFYGATDRWVPIEESIEVWKNVFDKNGNSNFEIHRINRAGHMMILDEDNNPDQEVISEQYTERLNRWVSENLK; this comes from the coding sequence ATGAAAAAAGAGATATTTTTTATTCAGGCGTTTTTGATTTTGGTTTTAATGAGTTGTGGTAATAGAAATAGTTCAATTGGCAATGTTGCTATTCAAAGTCAGCCAGAAAATGAAGAAAGGTTGGAATTCATTTCAAGTAATGATACACTTGTTGGGTACTTAAGTAAACCTCAAAAAGTCCGAACCTTTCCCGTAATTGTAGTATTGCACTCGGCGAGTCATGGTCATCACGACAATGAACTATACAATCACCTTGAGACACATATGAATGCTCTGGGTATTGCTGTTTTCACATATGATAGAAGAGGGTCCGGAGAATCGACTGGAGACTTCAATACTGCGAGTTTAGAAACCCTAGCTGAGGATGGATTGAATGCAATTCAATTGCTTAAAACAAGAAATGATGTTGTAAAGAATAGGATTGGATTTTTCGGAATTAGTCAAGGAGGCTGGCTAGGCCCATTAGCCTTTTCTATGGCTCCAAATGACATCTCTTTCATGATACTGCTCTCAAGTTCCGGTGTTAGTCCAGCTAAACAAATGGAATATAGCGCGGTAACCACGTTAAAAATGAATAATTATTCGAAAGAAATAATCGAAAAAGCCATACACTTGAGAAACATAACTAACGATTACTACAGAGGTAATAGAGATAGACAAAAAACGCAAGAAGAGATAGATATGTTTAGGGATAAAGATTGGTTTAATGATGTATATCTTCCATGGCGTGGGAACCTACCTCAAGATATTAGCAAGACTAAATGGATCCATGAAATGGATTTTGATCCGAAGGAATATTTTGAAAAAGTTAATATCCCAATTGCTCTTTTTTACGGTGCGACAGACCGTTGGGTTCCGATTGAAGAAAGCATTGAGGTATGGAAAAATGTTTTTGACAAAAATGGTAACTCAAATTTCGAAATTCACAGAATAAATAGAGCGGGGCATATGATGATTTTAGATGAGGACAATAATCCGGATCAGGAAGTTATATCCGAACAATACACTGAAAGATTAAATAGATGGGTATCTGAAAATTTAAAATAA
- a CDS encoding beta-lactamase family protein, which yields MKVIAILTLTLLTVFNAAGQRKKENLELIVEKYTSDSLLNGSILIAKGNEILFQGSFGTKNLDTKENNSISTLFPIASLTKQFTSTAILKLQEDKRLAIDDKIGDFIDIPESMKKISIKNLMNHTSGIPDYWQNEVYNQKDSIFNFLAQNDSLEFIPNSEHRYCNSGYFLLGEIIEKVTGISYAEFLNENFFTPLGMKSTLLNNGKEINRAIGYDEYWNRNDYLMTTADGGLISTVEDLYLWNKALFENKLLNVKSKKQMFNISTLNDGKRVNYGFGWDINESNNQIVSHTGWLASFGAYNQIDVKTGYFLILLSNQIRPELMDLINEINRELYKTD from the coding sequence ATGAAAGTAATTGCAATTCTAACTTTGACTCTATTGACTGTATTCAATGCAGCAGGGCAGAGGAAGAAAGAAAACTTAGAATTAATAGTTGAGAAATACACCTCGGACAGTCTATTAAATGGTTCAATACTGATTGCAAAAGGTAATGAGATATTATTTCAGGGCTCTTTTGGGACTAAAAATCTTGATACAAAAGAAAACAACTCTATTTCAACATTATTTCCCATTGCTTCACTAACAAAACAATTTACATCAACTGCTATTCTAAAATTACAAGAAGACAAAAGATTGGCAATAGACGATAAAATTGGTGATTTTATTGATATTCCTGAATCAATGAAAAAGATCTCAATTAAAAACCTGATGAATCATACATCTGGCATACCTGATTACTGGCAAAATGAGGTTTATAATCAAAAAGATTCAATATTTAATTTTTTAGCACAAAATGATTCATTGGAATTTATACCTAATTCAGAACATAGATATTGTAATTCAGGCTATTTTTTGCTTGGAGAGATAATTGAAAAAGTTACAGGGATAAGTTATGCTGAATTTTTAAATGAGAATTTTTTCACCCCTCTTGGAATGAAAAGTACCCTCTTAAATAATGGAAAAGAAATTAACAGGGCAATTGGGTATGATGAATATTGGAATAGAAATGATTATTTAATGACAACAGCTGATGGTGGTTTAATTTCAACAGTTGAAGACTTGTATTTATGGAATAAAGCTCTCTTTGAAAATAAATTACTCAATGTGAAGAGTAAAAAGCAAATGTTTAATATTTCAACTTTAAATGATGGGAAAAGGGTAAACTATGGCTTTGGTTGGGATATTAATGAGAGTAATAATCAGATTGTTTCTCATACAGGTTGGCTTGCTTCATTTGGGGCATACAATCAAATTGATGTAAAAACTGGTTATTTTCTGATACTTTTATCAAATCAAATTAGACCTGAATTGATGGACTTGATAAATGAAATTAATAGAGAATTATATAAAACAGATTAA
- a CDS encoding MBL fold metallo-hydrolase, protein MKTVLILIPLFIVSIYGTKAQNDFSDSETTKLILLGTGNPNPNPSKSGPSIAIVVNNEAYIIDFGPGLIRQAASLSERYGGKIKGLNAKNIKRAFLTHLHSDHTTGYPDLILTPWVMGRDEPLIVYGPEGITKMTDHILKAYEEDIKYRLYGLEPANNQGWRVDSREIKSEGLIYEDENVKVEAFPVPHGTWPNAWGFRFTTPDKVIVISGDTAPSTKISEYAKNADILLHEVYSKSKYDLKDDFWKKYHAKNHTSTYELAKIATEATPELLILYHILSWGATDESILKEIKDHYKGKVVLGRDLDIF, encoded by the coding sequence ATGAAAACAGTCTTAATCCTAATACCGCTATTTATAGTTTCAATCTATGGAACAAAAGCTCAGAATGATTTCTCAGACTCAGAAACGACTAAACTCATCCTTCTTGGAACCGGAAACCCTAATCCAAACCCATCAAAATCTGGCCCATCAATAGCTATAGTAGTTAATAACGAAGCATATATTATTGATTTTGGCCCTGGTCTTATTCGCCAGGCAGCATCCTTGTCGGAGAGATATGGTGGAAAAATAAAAGGACTAAATGCTAAGAATATTAAGCGAGCTTTTCTCACTCATTTACATTCTGACCATACAACAGGTTATCCGGATTTAATTTTAACTCCTTGGGTTATGGGACGCGATGAGCCGCTCATAGTCTATGGGCCTGAAGGAATAACTAAAATGACTGATCATATTCTTAAAGCTTATGAGGAGGATATTAAATATCGACTTTATGGTCTGGAACCAGCCAATAATCAAGGATGGCGTGTAGATAGCAGAGAAATTAAAAGTGAAGGCCTTATTTATGAGGATGAGAATGTAAAGGTTGAGGCATTTCCTGTCCCTCATGGTACCTGGCCAAATGCCTGGGGTTTTCGGTTTACGACGCCGGATAAAGTCATTGTTATTTCAGGAGACACTGCTCCTTCAACGAAAATATCAGAATATGCCAAAAATGCTGATATACTTTTACACGAGGTGTACAGTAAGTCGAAATATGATCTTAAAGACGATTTTTGGAAAAAATATCATGCTAAAAACCATACATCTACTTATGAATTGGCCAAGATAGCAACAGAAGCTACACCTGAATTACTGATATTGTATCATATTTTGTCCTGGGGGGCAACAGACGAAAGTATTTTAAAAGAAATAAAAGACCACTACAAAGGAAAGGTAGTCCTTGGTAGGGATTTGGATATATTTTGA
- the rsgA gene encoding ribosome small subunit-dependent GTPase A — protein MTLEDLGYNDQLEDARKRENLNSFGLGRVIQEHKDRYTVKTESDEFACELIGNLRFTVTNKNELPYVGDWVAISEYDEGKALIHAVLPRNSILERKAVGKTGQTQIIAANIDVGLIVQSVNRDFSINRLERYITICNASKVEPIIVLSKIDLIEESELEVLLSGIRKRIKSVPIISLSNQTKIGIDNISSMLVRGKTYCLLGSSGVGKSTLINTIVRGKMLKTDTISESIDRGKHVTTRRELIVFEKGILIDNPGMREVGITDSSTGFEMTFDEILNLSQDCKYNDCTHTNEDDCAILMALKNDGLNHELYENFLKMEKERRHFESNAQERKKKDKDLGKLIKTMKKNKDKY, from the coding sequence ATGACTCTTGAAGATTTAGGATACAATGATCAATTAGAAGATGCACGGAAAAGAGAAAATCTTAATTCCTTTGGACTTGGTAGGGTTATCCAGGAACATAAGGACCGATATACCGTTAAAACTGAGTCAGACGAATTTGCATGTGAACTTATTGGTAATTTGAGGTTCACTGTTACTAACAAGAATGAGTTACCTTACGTTGGAGACTGGGTAGCAATTTCTGAATATGATGAAGGCAAAGCTTTGATTCATGCCGTACTTCCAAGAAATTCAATTTTAGAAAGAAAGGCTGTTGGAAAAACAGGACAAACTCAAATTATTGCTGCAAATATTGATGTTGGTCTTATTGTTCAATCTGTAAATAGAGATTTCAGTATCAATCGACTTGAACGATACATAACTATTTGCAATGCATCCAAAGTTGAGCCTATTATCGTTCTAAGCAAAATCGATTTAATTGAAGAGTCAGAATTAGAAGTGCTTCTGTCTGGAATACGGAAAAGAATCAAAAGTGTACCTATAATCTCTTTAAGCAACCAAACAAAAATCGGGATTGATAACATTAGCTCCATGCTAGTTAGGGGTAAAACCTACTGTTTATTAGGCTCTTCTGGTGTTGGTAAATCCACACTAATTAACACAATAGTTAGAGGCAAAATGCTAAAAACAGATACAATAAGTGAAAGTATAGACCGAGGAAAACATGTTACTACTCGAAGAGAATTAATTGTTTTTGAAAAAGGGATTCTAATCGACAATCCTGGAATGAGAGAAGTAGGTATAACTGATTCCTCTACTGGGTTTGAAATGACTTTTGATGAAATTTTAAATCTTTCACAAGATTGCAAGTATAACGACTGCACTCACACTAATGAAGATGACTGTGCTATACTGATGGCTTTAAAAAATGATGGTTTGAACCATGAATTGTATGAAAATTTCCTCAAAATGGAAAAAGAGAGAAGGCATTTTGAATCTAATGCTCAGGAAAGAAAAAAGAAAGATAAAGATTTGGGGAAATTGATAAAAACTATGAAAAAGAATAAGGATAAATACTGA
- a CDS encoding nuclear transport factor 2 family protein, whose amino-acid sequence MKTVFAIMLTVVLFASCQKQNQVNIELERDKILQLHKSQRDNHFNKDSISFVNNLSENFISVNNGKITQPKKKEMISKYHNYFSSVEFVKWDDVTDPIIRFSEDGKLAYSIVDKIVKVRYEDENGDLVDDETHYAWTAIYKKYDNEWKIDCVTSTEQPLI is encoded by the coding sequence ATGAAAACAGTTTTTGCAATTATGTTGACCGTTGTACTGTTTGCTTCTTGTCAGAAACAAAACCAAGTGAACATAGAACTAGAAAGAGACAAAATTCTACAATTACATAAATCACAGCGTGATAATCATTTCAATAAAGACTCTATTTCATTTGTCAATAACCTTTCAGAGAATTTTATTTCTGTCAACAATGGAAAAATAACTCAGCCAAAGAAAAAGGAAATGATATCAAAGTATCACAATTACTTTTCCTCAGTTGAATTTGTGAAGTGGGACGATGTAACTGATCCAATAATTAGATTTTCAGAAGATGGAAAACTTGCCTATTCGATAGTAGATAAAATAGTGAAGGTTAGGTATGAGGATGAAAATGGTGATTTGGTAGATGATGAAACCCATTATGCCTGGACCGCCATTTACAAAAAATATGATAATGAATGGAAAATTGATTGTGTTACGTCAACTGAACAACCATTGATATAG